Within Diceros bicornis minor isolate mBicDic1 chromosome 20 unlocalized genomic scaffold, mDicBic1.mat.cur SUPER_20_unloc_2, whole genome shotgun sequence, the genomic segment TGAACCTTTGAGGTCATAGTATTAGCTCTGTAAATATGACACTATAGTCTCAGATGAATAATTAACCctcagagcaaggagaagagctcatgctaaagaggaaataagagaacGCAGCGCCTCAAAAGCGGTGAGGATGTCAGCAGTTTAACCAGGATCATTTAAACCACCTTCAACCTATTCCTGggtagtactttttttttgttttgtttatttatttatttattttttcccccaaagccccagtagatagctgtatgtcatagatgcaaatccttctagttgctgtatgtgggacacggcctcagcatggcccgagaagcggtgcgtcagtgtgcgcctgggatccgaacctgggccgccagcagcggagtgcgcgcacttaaccgctaagccacagggccggcccctgggtagtacttttaccacagaaaaatcaatgggctcaaatttggtaacagacagaaaacaaccatTGCTGACTGACCTTTCATCCTGGGACCATTCCATTAGgacaaactattcaaaaattccccaaatgcccatattttctaacaaattttggaaaactatatcccaaaattctgaggaacttggctttaagatcataggaaaaagtcagtcatacaggagaaggagagagagaacattcttaattctatacacatacccaacttttttcatctcagaaaaagCCTGAGTCCTGGGTAAGTACGCTAGTCCCCCAGTTAATCCACCAAACTACTTACTTGTCCAATGAATTGCTATAAAAAGAAGCCTACAAATACGAAACCCAAAACAGATACATTCTATCTCTAGTAATAAAGTTTCTGATGATGTAGTATATAATACCTGTACCTCTTTGACGAGAGAAGTATTCTTACTAGAAAAATccaatggggggccagcccgggggcacaagcggttaagtgcatgcgctccgctgcggcggcccggggttcgctggtttggatcccaggcgcgcactgacacaccacttgtcaagccatgctgtggcggcgtcccatataaagtggaggaagatggccatggatgttagcccagggctagtcttcctcagcaaaaagaggaggattggcagatgttacctcagggccaatcttcctcacacacacacaaaaaaatccatttggcttgccactctaataaatcaaatttcccaatgacaggaaccatgttggttcttccatccacagtacaagtactttgtacttggatgtgctattaataaatatttcttgaacatcactttaaagtcaatcagactataaattaaaattttcaccataagTAGATAATGAATGGTAAGAGGCAATACATGAAAGGTGCAACgctgctctaaaagagaacatatcccctcatatacaaggatgcccacttggcttttcactgttgctgggactgttggaaagaaagagtgacggcatcacagtgtaacagaaaattctagtggtggcatgtgggttggggaggcaggctgtatggaaggtctgccccaacggcctccgtgtcattcctatgcccctagccttgatttcctcatttttaaaaggcgAGATCTACCTTAGTTTATTACATAGGTTCCTTCCACTCCTAAAAGAGATTTGATGctattagagttatttttcattgcagaattggttttcaacagtttccatgttttctacacaattccacctagtacctccaatcaataataaaaaattatacatgagctttcatgagttggatattataataagtgctcaaaatgtataacactgatgttgttcctatttaacattaaagattccagtgtcctcatatttacattcagaaaaggaaagctggcttagatatacacttagaagaacttattaactcatatttaatcgtatgacaaaaatgacaccatggcaagggatattaggagtaagcaaattaattagatacaaagttcctagcctctaaagctgaattcctagtaagtttaaccgtttgtcaccttctgtgttaccacaacttcaaaatgatttgttttcttaaaaggctggagggtaggggtggggggaatgacttatgaattaaccagggattgtttggatataattataaactgcaaatcaccatgatttcaatgatattcagacttttaaagctattttataaaaaaagaaaagaaagcaaattagacctttgctaagattatttatgagtaaggaacttatacattcatgactgagtgttcgacaatacattcccagtggaatgatctctaaaaatgtctataattaaaaacagaatagtaaaaaaaaattcaatggcttactctcttgttggtgagttagtggaggattccttttttgaatcaggagagcttagagtttgcaaaatacaattatgtttttcggtggatagggcacctctttcttgctcagagtggattaattttaaggcctctattccatcttctccctccatcttgtcACTCGGATTTGGctgtggttctggactctctaaaatcagatcatcttcacttacggcaactgtgaggtcactgctgctgctcagactttcctcttcctgctgttgctgcattttcctgaagggcttctgtgcctcggggtccccgtgaggaggatgatctggaagaggGGATATGAAGAGACTACTGATCACTAAGTGCAGGGAGAAGCGAGGTAAGACGTTCCACCTCACGGAATGGGATTATTCATCAGTTAAAACATGTAGAAACGATCCATGAttaattacagtatttaaaaactcattaaaaatattttattaaatatattaaaaatataacaatgagtttaaaaatcagagaattcgcttgtaagaatatttccacatacatatttaagaattcattagaatggaatttgttggcaaagtcaccactgtactttgttttttgacaaaagataaaattagagagtacactttgttcttacataagaccactaccacccagaaaaactaaataccaacaaaaatcagcaaacaatcTCAGCCTCTCACCCCACCTGAGAAACCTTCCTGAGCAGAATGCTTCTCTTGAGAACACTTACTTTCAGATGCACAGTATTCTGAGACTGATATCGGAGCGACTGGTAGTCTGGCACTGTCTTCCTTGACTTCAACATGTTCCCGTGTCAGTATTTCTCCCTCTGATGCCCCTGATCTGCTGGAACTGTCAcactttaaatcagtggttctgctcCCTGGACGTAATCTTCCCCGTAACAGGGAATGGAGTTCAGCAGACTTTTTGctttcagataaattactcttGCCGTGACGTGAGTTGCTTCCTATCTCCAAGCAATGAGTCTGTTCCTCCTCAGACAATGGGCTGGCTGTGACTGGCGTTTTCTCACCAATCTGAAGAGATGTccttccatctattttgtcagacTTATTTAAGCACTGTGTGCCACTATTAGTGCAGACTACATAGCTGTCTGTCACATCACTGCTCTGGGCTGTCTGTCGCTGTGAACGTGGGTCAAGAATTGTTCTGAAGTTCTTCGTGGGTTGGGGAGATTTCTGCTCTGTACTAACATCTCCAGCGCTTGAGATGGCTGACATTTGGCGGCCCATAAAGATTGTTGCTGGTTGATACAATCCTCTTGACACAGCTGTCCCCAAGTTAATCCCTGCCTGCATTGCAACCTGCAGCACCAAAAGAGACGTGAGTTAAATGTACTGTGTATGAACAATTAGgttgtttaggttgttttcagaaatgaaatgaggaaaaggaagcatcaccattgaaatcaacagctaccatgtttataaaactcatggcttcctacaaaatgaatgagcaaaaaactggtatagtccatactctttaattttaaaaacagtgttggttcacaaagcaaatattgtcaaggaactatggaatctatatttttcaaaaagaaatgcatacattgcacaactatgtgaatgtacttaacgccactgaattgtacacttaaatgtggttaagatggtaaattttatgttatgtatattttagcacaagcaaaaaaaaaaaagctgtgagttctagccactttcctcagagatgctcagatttgatggagctaggaaggtacctgatggaaaaaaaaaaaaagggagagggagagaaagagatgcatacaaaggactaccagaggtttcaaaactctatttctggtaatatgtgtaatataaaaaacCCTCCAATAATAACAGTCAAGATTGCATTATAATATTCTGCATATGTGCAAACAGCCATAATTTCTAGTCAAcctcaaataacaacaacagtttttcctgaacattttc encodes:
- the LOC131401834 gene encoding LOW QUALITY PROTEIN: centrosomal protein kizuna-like (The sequence of the model RefSeq protein was modified relative to this genomic sequence to represent the inferred CDS: inserted 2 bases in 1 codon), which translates into the protein MFILLIDVPVAMQAGINLGTAVSRGLYQPATIFMGRQMSAISSAGDVSTEQKSPQPTKNFRTILDPRSQRQTAQSSDVTDSYVVCTNSGTQCLNKSDKIDGRTSLQIGEKTPVTASPLSEEEQTHCLEIGSNSRHGKSNLSESKKSAELHSLLRGRLRPGSRTTDLKCDSSSRSGASEGEILTREHVEVKEDSARLPVAPISVSEYCASESKCSQEKHSAQEGFSDHPPHGDPEAQKPFRKMQQQQEEESLSSSSDLTVAVSEDDLILESPEPQPNPSDKMEGEDGIEALKLIHSEQERGALSTEKHNCILQTLSSPDSKKESSTNSPTRDPAQAPDVSLLRAQLGQHMATLKERDNSITEEAAALLKKAPTEECDDSSAXSESSCSLPSILNDSSGIKEAKPTLWLNSVLTREQDVSSGCGDESKEESMAAKIPITETKAYQLLKWSTLQDNTNQTEDRFQKADASASQLSGLNIGSGTFKTKTTNKIASEASFSSSEGSRCQGKVVKACQNSGNKMRNVATQ